A stretch of the Bradyrhizobium sp. CCBAU 53351 genome encodes the following:
- the ytfQ gene encoding galactofuranose ABC transporter, galactofuranose-binding protein YtfQ, protein MTLKALFAASATAALLLALPANAGQLTIGFSQIGSESGWRAAETSVSKQEATKRQVNLKIADAQQKQENQIKAIRSFIAQNVDAIFLAPVVSTGWDSVLKEAKEAKIPVVLLDRDIDPSGKELYLTAVTSDSVHEGAVAGDWLAKTVGTKACNIVELQGTVGASVAANRKKGFDTAIAKHANLKVVRSQTGDFTRAKGKEVMESFIKAEGGGKNICAVYAHNDDMMVGAIQAMKEAGLKPGKDILTVSIDAVPDIFKAMVAGEANATVELTPNMAGPAFDAVAAFKEKGTVPPKWIQTESRLLTASDNPQKEYDSKKGLGY, encoded by the coding sequence ATGACCCTCAAAGCCCTCTTTGCGGCCAGCGCCACGGCCGCCTTGCTGCTCGCGCTGCCCGCCAATGCCGGCCAGCTCACCATCGGCTTCTCGCAGATCGGATCGGAATCCGGCTGGCGCGCAGCCGAAACTTCGGTCTCCAAGCAGGAGGCCACCAAGCGCCAGGTCAATCTCAAGATCGCCGACGCGCAGCAGAAGCAGGAGAACCAGATCAAGGCGATCCGCTCCTTCATCGCGCAGAACGTCGATGCGATCTTCCTCGCCCCGGTCGTTTCGACCGGATGGGACTCGGTGCTGAAGGAAGCCAAGGAGGCCAAGATCCCGGTGGTGCTGCTCGACCGCGATATCGATCCCTCCGGCAAGGAACTCTATCTCACCGCCGTCACCTCCGACAGCGTGCACGAAGGCGCGGTCGCGGGCGACTGGCTGGCCAAGACCGTCGGGACGAAGGCCTGCAACATCGTCGAATTGCAGGGCACGGTCGGCGCCAGCGTCGCCGCAAACCGCAAGAAGGGTTTTGACACGGCGATTGCCAAGCACGCCAACCTGAAGGTGGTACGCAGCCAGACCGGCGACTTCACCCGCGCCAAGGGCAAGGAGGTGATGGAGAGCTTCATCAAGGCCGAAGGCGGCGGCAAGAACATCTGTGCGGTCTATGCGCATAACGACGACATGATGGTCGGCGCGATCCAGGCGATGAAGGAAGCCGGCCTCAAGCCCGGCAAGGACATCCTCACCGTCTCGATCGACGCGGTCCCCGATATCTTCAAGGCGATGGTCGCTGGCGAAGCCAATGCCACGGTCGAGCTGACGCCCAACATGGCCGGTCCGGCCTTCGATGCCGTCGCGGCCTTCAAGGAGAAGGGCACCGTTCCGCCGAAATGGATCCAGACTGAATCCAGGCTGCTTACCGCCTCTGACAATCCGCAGAAGGAATACGACAGCAAGAAGGGGCTCGGTTACTGA
- a CDS encoding sugar ABC transporter ATP-binding protein produces MQNSRDPAAPLLEVRGISKSFGAVHALQEVDFTLRAGEIHALLGENGAGKSTLIKVVTGVFPRDSGIVRIGGKEIAPRSAKAALAAGIATVYQEVNLLPNLSVAQNLFLDRQPMRFGIVREGEMRRRAKALLADFGLDIDVAAPLGSYSVAIQHVTAIARAVDLSARVLILDEPTASLDRHEVEILFGIMRQLAGRGIGIVFVSHFLDQVYEISDRITVLRNGRLVGERETASLARLELIRMMLGRELAETTSARAAASEHEVREVCASFENFGKAGYVAPFNLELRHGEVVGLAGLLGSGRTETARLVFGAERADRGQARVEGAPVRLQSPRDGVRHGFGYCPEERKTDGIVAELTVRENIVLALQAKRGLHRPLSRREQDEIARRYVKMLDIRPADPERPVGLLSGGNQQKVLLARWLATSPRLLVLDEPTRGIDVGAHAEIIRLIRELCDDGLSLLVISSELDEIVTYSDRVVVLRDRAHVEELAGEAVDVGNILAAIAADSVTVALEAHT; encoded by the coding sequence ATGCAGAACAGCCGTGATCCTGCTGCCCCCCTGCTGGAGGTGCGCGGGATCAGCAAGAGCTTCGGCGCCGTGCACGCGTTGCAGGAGGTCGACTTCACACTGCGCGCCGGCGAGATCCATGCGCTGCTGGGCGAGAACGGCGCTGGCAAGTCCACGCTGATCAAGGTCGTCACCGGCGTGTTCCCGCGCGACTCCGGCATCGTCAGGATCGGCGGAAAAGAGATCGCGCCTCGCTCGGCCAAGGCGGCGCTCGCAGCGGGCATCGCCACCGTCTACCAGGAGGTCAATTTGCTGCCGAACCTCTCGGTGGCGCAAAATCTCTTCCTTGACCGCCAGCCGATGCGCTTCGGCATCGTGCGCGAAGGCGAGATGCGCCGTCGCGCCAAGGCGCTGCTTGCAGATTTTGGTCTCGACATCGACGTCGCCGCGCCGCTTGGCAGCTATTCCGTGGCCATCCAGCACGTCACCGCGATTGCCCGCGCTGTCGATCTCTCCGCGCGCGTGCTGATCCTGGACGAGCCGACCGCGAGCCTCGACCGCCACGAGGTCGAGATTCTCTTCGGAATCATGCGCCAGCTCGCGGGGCGCGGCATCGGTATCGTCTTCGTCAGCCATTTCCTTGATCAGGTCTACGAGATCTCCGACCGGATCACGGTGCTGCGCAACGGCCGCCTTGTCGGCGAGCGCGAGACCGCGTCCCTGGCGCGGCTCGAGCTGATCCGGATGATGCTCGGCCGCGAGTTGGCGGAGACCACCAGTGCGCGGGCGGCGGCGAGCGAACATGAAGTGCGCGAGGTCTGCGCGAGCTTTGAGAATTTTGGCAAGGCCGGTTACGTTGCGCCGTTCAATCTCGAGCTGCGTCATGGCGAGGTCGTCGGCCTTGCCGGACTGCTCGGCTCGGGCCGCACCGAAACCGCACGGCTGGTGTTCGGTGCCGAGCGCGCCGATCGCGGGCAGGCGAGGGTGGAAGGCGCGCCCGTCCGCCTTCAGTCGCCGCGCGACGGCGTCCGCCATGGCTTCGGCTATTGCCCGGAAGAGCGCAAGACCGACGGCATCGTCGCCGAGCTCACCGTGCGCGAGAACATCGTGCTGGCGCTCCAGGCCAAGCGCGGCCTGCATCGCCCGCTGTCCCGCCGCGAGCAGGACGAGATCGCGCGGCGTTACGTCAAGATGCTCGACATCCGTCCGGCCGACCCCGAGCGTCCCGTCGGGCTGTTGTCCGGTGGCAATCAGCAGAAGGTGCTGCTGGCGCGCTGGCTCGCGACCTCGCCGCGGCTCCTCGTGCTGGACGAGCCGACCCGCGGCATCGACGTCGGCGCCCATGCCGAGATCATCCGGCTGATCCGCGAGCTCTGTGACGATGGCCTCTCGCTGCTCGTGATCTCCTCCGAGCTCGACGAGATCGTGACTTATTCGGACCGCGTCGTGGTGCTGCGCGACCGCGCCCATGTCGAGGAGCTCGCGGGCGAGGCGGTCGACGTCGGCAACATCCTCGCCGCCATCGCCGCCGATAGCGTCACTGTTGCGCTTGAGGCTCACACATGA
- a CDS encoding fumarylacetoacetate hydrolase family protein — translation MTTLTVKDLLPEDGTKGTLVGRVWLPQVNGPAVVAVRGDGVFDVTARFPTVSALCEEDNPAKALGSTKGERIGELEEIVANTAPDGRDPNKPWLLAPVDLQTLKAAGVTFAISMLERVIEERAKGNPASAEAIRKEVTRLIGDDLSKLKPGSDQAMHLKQVLIDQNAWSQYLEVGIGPDAEVFTKAPTMSSVGTGMDAGLHPKSTWNNPEPELVLFVSSRGKIVGGALGNDVNLRDFEGRSALLLSKAKDNNASCSIGPLLRLFDDTFTLDDARKLDISLNVKGTDGFVLDGHSSISKISRDPTDLVAQTIGKIHQYPDGFVLFLGTMFAPVKDRDAPGQGFTHKRDDIVTIAAPELGKLVNRMRTSDKCEPWTFGIGALMKNLAQRKLI, via the coding sequence ATGACGACATTGACGGTGAAGGACCTTCTCCCCGAGGATGGAACGAAGGGGACGCTGGTCGGCCGCGTCTGGTTGCCACAGGTGAACGGTCCGGCCGTCGTCGCCGTGCGCGGTGATGGCGTCTTTGACGTCACGGCAAGGTTTCCGACCGTCAGCGCGCTGTGTGAGGAAGACAATCCGGCCAAGGCGCTTGGCTCGACCAAGGGCGAGCGCATTGGCGAACTCGAGGAGATCGTTGCCAACACCGCTCCCGACGGGCGTGATCCGAACAAGCCCTGGCTGCTCGCGCCTGTCGATCTCCAGACATTGAAGGCGGCCGGTGTCACCTTCGCGATCTCGATGCTGGAGCGCGTCATCGAGGAACGGGCCAAGGGCAATCCCGCCTCCGCCGAAGCCATCCGCAAAGAAGTGACGCGGCTGATCGGCGATGATCTGTCAAAACTCAAGCCGGGCTCGGATCAGGCCATGCACCTGAAGCAGGTGCTGATCGACCAGAACGCCTGGAGCCAGTATCTCGAGGTCGGCATCGGCCCAGATGCCGAGGTCTTCACCAAGGCCCCGACGATGTCGTCCGTCGGCACCGGCATGGATGCGGGCCTGCATCCGAAATCGACCTGGAACAATCCGGAGCCGGAGTTGGTGCTGTTCGTCTCCAGCCGCGGCAAGATCGTCGGCGGCGCGCTCGGCAACGACGTGAACTTGCGCGACTTCGAGGGCCGTTCGGCGCTGCTGCTGTCGAAGGCCAAGGACAACAACGCGTCCTGCTCGATCGGCCCGCTGCTGCGCCTGTTCGACGACACTTTTACGCTCGACGACGCGCGCAAGCTGGACATCAGCCTGAACGTGAAGGGCACGGACGGCTTCGTCCTCGACGGTCATTCCTCGATCAGCAAGATCAGCCGCGATCCAACCGACCTCGTCGCGCAGACCATCGGCAAGATCCATCAATATCCCGACGGTTTTGTGCTTTTCCTCGGCACCATGTTCGCGCCGGTCAAGGATCGCGATGCGCCGGGGCAGGGGTTCACGCACAAGCGCGACGACATCGTCACCATCGCAGCGCCGGAGCTCGGAAAGCTGGTGAACCGCATGCGCACCAGCGACAAGTGCGAGCCCTGGACCTTCGGCATCGGCGCGCTGATGAAGAACCTGGCGCAGCGGAAGCTGATCTAG